The following DNA comes from Fusobacterium russii ATCC 25533.
TATACATAGGAGGCTAAAATATGGGGAATAAAAAATTTCAGTCAAAGATAGGATTTATACTGTCTTGTGTAGGCTCTGCAGTAGGTATGGCAAATATATGGGCGTTTCCGTATAGAGTCGGAAAATACGGAGGAGCAGCATTTTTACTTATATATTTTATGTTTATAATTTTATTTTCATTAGTTGGTTTATCAGCAGAATTCACTATAGGAAGAAGAGCTGAAACAGGAACTTTAGGTTCTTATGAATATGCTTGGAATGACATAGGGAAAGGAAAAATGGGATATTCATTAGGATATATACCTCTGGCAGGCTCAATGACAATAGCTATAGGATATGCTATAATTGCAGCTTGGGTTTTAAGAACTTTTGCTGCAACAGTTACAGGGAAAATATTCACAGTTGACACAGCGGCATTTTTTGAAGAAGCTACTGTTAGTCATGCAGCTATAATGCCTTGGCATATAATTATGGTAGTAGTAACTTTGGTTACATTATTTGCCGGAGCAAAAGGAGTTGAAAAAACTAATAAGATAATGATGCCGACTTTCTTTATTTTATTTTTAATTTTGGCAGTGAGAGTTGCATTTTTACCGGGGGCAATTGAGGGCTATAAATATTTATTAATTCCAGATTGGAAATATTTAGCAGAAGTTGATACTTGGGTAAATGCAATGGGACAAGCATTTTTCTCACTTTCAATAACAGGAAGTGGAATGATATTCTGTGGAGCATATTTGGATAAAAAAGAAGATATAGTGGATGGGGCTATACAAACAGGAATATTTGATACAATTGCAGCAATGGTGGCGGCCTTTGTGGTAATACCTGCTTCATTTGCTTTTGGATATCCGGCAAGTGCAGGACCTTCACTTATGTTTATGACTATACCTGCAATATTTAAACAAATGCCTTTTGGACAAGTTCTAGGAATTTTATTCTTCCTATCTGTTGTTTTTGCAGCTATAACTTCACTTCAAAATATGTTTGAAGCTGTTGCTGAATCTATTGAGAATAGATTTAAGATGACAAGAAGAACTATAATAGTTTTATTAGGTGTAATTGCTTTAGGAATAGGTCTATACTTAGAGCCAGTTTACAGAGT
Coding sequences within:
- a CDS encoding sodium-dependent transporter; this encodes MGNKKFQSKIGFILSCVGSAVGMANIWAFPYRVGKYGGAAFLLIYFMFIILFSLVGLSAEFTIGRRAETGTLGSYEYAWNDIGKGKMGYSLGYIPLAGSMTIAIGYAIIAAWVLRTFAATVTGKIFTVDTAAFFEEATVSHAAIMPWHIIMVVVTLVTLFAGAKGVEKTNKIMMPTFFILFLILAVRVAFLPGAIEGYKYLLIPDWKYLAEVDTWVNAMGQAFFSLSITGSGMIFCGAYLDKKEDIVDGAIQTGIFDTIAAMVAAFVVIPASFAFGYPASAGPSLMFMTIPAIFKQMPFGQVLGILFFLSVVFAAITSLQNMFEAVAESIENRFKMTRRTIIVLLGVIALGIGLYLEPVYRVGPWMDVVTIYIIPFGAVLGAVSWYWILKKEKYMEEINLGSKKQRTELYHTLGKYIYVPITLIVFILGIIYKGIG